Proteins from one Aspergillus nidulans FGSC A4 chromosome VIII genomic window:
- a CDS encoding nuclear and cytoplasmic polyadenylated RNA-binding protein pub1 (transcript_id=CADANIAT00001543): MADNVSASTSSTHAPPQPSTAASNQQYDASQGNGQTNPSHMPPPPRPPVIIPQNTNPIPTAITTPMSGNMVSPTSAGGYVRRAAPEPNKRALYVGGLDPRVTEDILKQIFETTGHVISVKIIPDKNFNSKGANYGFVEFDDPGAAERAMQTLNGRRIHQSEIRVNWAYQSNTANKEDTSNHFHIFVGDLSNEVNDEVLLQAFSAFGSVSEARVMWDMKTGRSRGYGFVAFRERADAEKALTSMDGEWLGSRAIRCNWANQKGQPSISQQQAMAAMGMTPTTPFGHHHFPTHGIQSYDMVVQQTPAWQTTCYVGNLTPYTTQNDIVPLFQNFGYVIETRMQADRGFAFIKMDTHENAASAICQLNGYNVNGRPLKCSWGKDRPPTGQFDNFPGQQANSPFASSPGPYFPQYGGPGGPMTPQGPAQAGRGWEQPQMAQQGFGQVPGNTGYGRGQATPNSGWNQGNNANFGNGFAGGYQA; encoded by the exons ATGGCGGATAACGTGTCTGCTTCGACTTCGTCAACCCATGCGCCGCCGCAACCTTCAACTGCTGCCTCGAACCAACAGTACGATGCATCCCAGGGAAATGGTCAAACCAATCCCTCCCACATGCCACCGCCGCCCCGACCTCCCGTGATTATCCCTCAGAACACCAACCCTATCCCGACCGCTATCACCACACCGATGTCTGGGAATATGGTGTCCCCAACTAGCGCTGGCGGATATGTGCGTCGTGCAGCCCCTGAACCAAACAAGAGGGCTCTCTACGTTGGTGGCCTCGACCCGCGGGTCACGGAGGATATATTGAAACAAATCTTTGAAACTACTGGACATGTCATCAGTGTCAAGATCATTCCGGATAAGAAC TTCAACAGCAAAGGGGCCAACTACGGTTTCGTTGAGTTCGACGATCCTGGTGCTGCCGAGAGAGCCATGCAGACGCTCAATGGGCGTCGGATCCATCAGTCG GAAATTCGTGTGAACTGGGCGTATCAATCAAACACCGCCAACAAAGAGGACACTTCGAATCACTTCCACATTTTCGTCGGCGATTTGAGCAACGAGGTCAATGACGAGGTCTTGCTGCAGGCGTTCTCTGCCTTTGGCTCAGTGTCTGAGGCTCGTGTGATGTGGGACATGAAGACTGGCCGCTCTCGTGGCTATGGCTTTGTCGCTTTCCGTGAACGCGCAGACGCTGAAAAGGCGTTAACCTCGATGGATGGAGAATGGCTCGGCTCTCGCGCTATCCGCTGCAACTGGGCCAACCAGAAAGGACAACCATCCATTTCCCAGCAACAGGCAATGGCGGCTATGGGCATGACACCGACTACGCCATTTGGCCATCACCACTTCCCTACTCACGGCATTCAGAGCTACGACATGGTTGTCCAGCAAACCCCAGCATGGCAGACCACATGTTATGTTGGGAACCTCACCCCTTACACCACGCAAAATGATATCGttcccctcttccaaaacTTTGGCTACGTGATTGAAACCCGTATGCAAGCCGATAGAGGGTTTGCGTTCATCAAGATGGATACCCATGAGAATGCAGCCTCGGCCATCTGCCAGCTGAACGGCTATAATGTCAATGGTCGGCCCCTGAAGTGCAGC TGGGGTAAAGATCGCCCGCCCACCGGTCAGTTCGATAACTTTCCTGGTCAACAGGCCAACTCGCCCTTCGCCTCCAGCCCAGGTCCGTACTTCCCTCAATATGGTGGCCCTGGGGGTCCCATGACTCCTCAAG GCCCAGCACAAGCTGGAAGGGGTTGGGAGCAGCCGCAGATGGCCCAGCAGGGCTTCGGTCAGGTTCCAGGCAACACCGGTTATGGCCGTGGACAAGCCACACCCAACTCTGGCTGGAACCAGGGAAACAACGCCAATTTTGGAAATGGCTTCGCCGGCGGCTACCAAGCGTAG
- a CDS encoding uncharacterized protein (transcript_id=CADANIAT00001544) produces MTSSVLSNPDSLEVLTEMVNQTLIETGRFFQHKGSLQSRAQLKRTIPAAQEQFQSALDNLSEQIFVAKAFLERDYEVLKARKAALRSKRPADDVVMGEAKATVTSQPVSVSEQTAAGEIVPNPSESKPVSDTVKIEQQPDLNGDEPGTANVPAKEEESHGAGAGTAPDFSGQNAGESEQMLYNSMLNNPEHNEFDLNLDFGGNNNNNNNNNNDNAANESFFNTTFGDTNPNSGLESVNTQMPNTEPGQDNNALPTGGDAFDLELQKFSTQSGDANEQFGGNTEDIMGPGESSFDDLFMESENMGGNDNNDQDLLGGDGLMQLNELDDNWFT; encoded by the exons ATGACTTCTTCAGTCCTTTCAAACCCGGACTCCCTTGAGGTGCTGACGGAAATGGTCAATCAGACC TTGATCGAGACTGGCCGGTTTTTCCAACATAAAGGGTCACTGCAGTCTCGGGCGCAACTGAAACGAACCATTCCTGCAGCGCAGGAGCAATTTCAGTCTGCGTTAGATAATCTATCTGAACAGATA TTTGTCGCCAAGGCATTCCTGGAAAGAGACTATGAAGTCCTCAAGGCGCGTAAAGCTGCGCTCCGGTCCAAGCGCCCTGCAGATGATGTTGTCATGGGGGAGGCAAAGGCAACGGTTACTTCTCAACCCGTGTCTGTCTCCGAACAAACGGCAGCCGGCGAGATAGTTCCCAACCCCAGCGAATCTAAACCAGTCAGTGACACTGTGAAAATTGAGCAGCAACCAGATCTGAATGGAGACGAGCCAGGAACGGCCAATGTGCCTGCGAAAGAAGAGGAGTCACATGGCGCCGGCGCCGGTACTGCCCCCGATTTTTCTGGTCAGAATGCTGGAGAGTCGGAACAAATGCTATATAACTCAATGTTGAACAACCCAGAGCATAACGAGTTCGATCTTAATCTCGATTTCGGtggcaacaacaacaacaacaacaataataataatgacAACGCAGCAAATGAAAGCTTCTTCAATACAACCTTCGGGGATACAAACCCTAATTCTGGTCTCGAGAGCGTGAACACTCAAATGCCAAATACGGAACCCGGCCAGGATAATAATGCTTTGCCGACGGGAGGCGATGCTTTCGATCTCGAATTACAAAAATTCTCTACTCAATCTGGCGATGCAAACGAACAATTTGGGGGCAATACAGAAGATATCATGGGACCAGGGGAGTCCAGTTTTGACGACTTGTTCATGGAGAGTGAGAACATGGGCGGAAACGACAACAACGACCAGGATTTGTTAGGAGGCGATGGGTTGATGCAACTGAACGAGCTTGACGATAACTGGTTCACATGA
- a CDS encoding dynamin-related GTPase MGM1 (transcript_id=CADANIAT00001540) — protein MSGRILSHRLVPLLRNGLLSRHVHNAAARTGGLLRAESGAALRGRAWPVGANSIHNNVPAVRAISFARILPKLASEAVEGACDYQATQAGNYAIDVFKRAGETASDAASGLFQGIQSVAEQTQRGWQKSTEDIEAPEWLQKILRFDQNSQDGGSSSGGGGQSPKESRTGVAAAGAAVGTVFGQEDDDIRARRDAENDQMMLLTRKMIEIRNILQSVGQSGTLTLPSIVVIGSQSSGKSSVLEAIVGHEFLPKGSNMVTRRPIELTLINTPNAQAEYGEFPALGLGKITDFSQIQRTLTDLNLAVPEKDCVSDDPIQLHIYSPNVPDLSLIDLPGYIQVSGHDQPPELKQKIADLCDRYIQPPNVILAISAADVDLANSTALRASRRVDPRGERTIGVITKMDLVDPERGLSILSDKKYPLRLGYVGVVSRIPQTNALFSRGSGNITSAILKNENAYFSAHPAEFGAESGVSVGVSTLQKKLMHVLEQTMASSLAGTRDAISQELEEATYEFKVQYNDRPLSAESYLAESLDGFKHSFKAFAESFGRPQVREMLKAELDQRVMDILAQRYWNRPIDDLTPPMAEPDPLSDLPKADPESLYWHRKLDASTSSLTKLGIGRLATTVVANAIQSHVERLIANSTFAAHPYAQKQIGDACNSILNDRFFSTSDQVENCIKPYKYEIEVEDPEWTKGRENISKTLKEELRACEAALKNVEDSVGKRKLKDVISFIDKVRKGEVILDGDGSGGAGGFSASLIARGREGVFLRDRADILKMRLLAIRSKQCATKNNKYYCPEVFLDVVADKLTSTAVLFLNVELLSEFYYNFPRELDMRLGRHLSDAEVERFAREDPRIRRHLDVIRKKELLELALQKIESIRQLDGRGAGKARGLDRERPLGGSGKGERGRGWNIF, from the exons ATGAGCGGGAGGATCCTCTCGCACCGTCTTGTTCCGCTCCTGCGGAATGGTCTTTTATCGCGCCATGTCCACAACGCCGCCGCGCGGACGGGTGGCCTCCTGCGAGCTGAAAGTGGTGCTGCACTGCGCGGTCGCGCCTGGCCTGTTGGGGCAAACTCGATCCATAACAATGTGCCCGCTGTGCGGGCAATCTCTTTCGCCCGGATTCTGCCGAAGCTTGCGAGTGAAGCTGTTGAGGGTGCCTGCGAT TATCAGGCTACAC AGGCGGGCAATTACGCAATAGACGTGTTTAAACGCGCGGGGGAGACAGCGAGTGATGCTGCGTCGGGATTGTTCCAGGGGATACAAAGCGTCGCTGAGCAGACGCAACGAGGGTGGCAGAAATCCACAGAGGACATCGAGGCACCCGAGTGGTTACAGAAAATACTACGGTTTGACCAGAACTCGCAGGATGGCGGCTCGTCtagcggcggtggtggacaATCACCGAAAGAGAGCCGGACAGGTGTCGCTGCTGCAGGTGCTGCTGTTGGCACCGTCTTTGGgcaggaggacgacgatatTCGGGCCAGAAGGGATGCGGAGAATGACCAGATGATGCTGCTCACTCGGAAGATGATTGAGATTCGGAACATCCTTCAGTCAGTCGGCCAGTCGGGTACTCTGACTCTGCCCTCCATCGTGGTAATTGGCTCGCAGTCTTCTGGAAAAAGCTCTGTCCTTGAGGCTATAGTTGGACATGAGTTCCTTCCAAAGGGTTCAAATATGGTTACTCGACGTCCAATCGAACTCACGCTTATCAACACACCAAATGCGCAAGCAGAATATGGAGAGTTTCCTGCTCTTGGACTGGGGAAGATCACAGACTTTTCACAGATCCAGCGGACGTTGACCGATCTTAATTTGGCCGTGCCTGAAAAGGACTGCGTTTCCGACGACCCAATCCAGCTCCATATTTACTCGCCAAACGTTCCCGATTTATCTCTTATTGACCTTCCGGGTTACATTCAGGTGTCCGGACACGATCAACCACCAGAGTTGAAGCAGAAAATTGCGGACCTCTGCGACAGGTATATTCAGCCACCGAACGTTATCCTTGCCATCTCCGCCGCAGATGTTGATCTAGCCAACTCGACTGCTCTGCGGGCAAGTCGCCGAGTCGACCCTAGGGGCGAGAGGACGATTGGTGTGATTACGAAGATGGACCTTGTTGATCCGGAAAGAGGGCTTAGTATCTTATCAGATAAAAAATACCCTCTACGTCTTGGTTACGTGGGGGTTGTTTCTCGCATCCCCCAAACCAATGCTCTATTCTCTAGAGGAAGTGGAAACATCACGAGCGCAATCCTAAAAAATGAGAACGCTTACTTTTCAGCCCACCCAGCAGAATTCGGCGCTGAGTCAGGCGTATCCGTGGGTGTCTCGACTTTACAGAAAAAACTAATGCACGTTCTTGAACAAACAATGGCATCAAGTCTAGCGGGTACTAGGGATGCTATCAGTCAGGAACTAGAGGAAGCGACTTACGAGTTCAAGGTCCAGTACAATGACCGACCTCTTAGCGCAGAGTCATACCTTGCCGAGAGCCTTGATGGCTTCAAGCATTCCTTTAAAGCATTTGCCGAAAGCTTTGGCCGTCCCCAGGTCCGGGAAATGCTAAAGGCCGAGTTGGACCAGCGCGTTATGGACATTCTGGCACAGAGATATTGGAACCGGCCAATTGACGATCTGACTCCCCCCATGGCTGAGCCAGACCCTCTTAGCGATCTGCCTAAGGCAGATCCGGAGTCACTATACTGGCACCGCAAGCTCGACGCCTCGACGTCGTCTCTCACAAAGCTTGGAATCGGCCGACTTGCTACAACCGTTGTGGCGAATGCGATCCAAAGCCATGTTGAGCGTCTCATCGCCAACTCTACCTTTGCCGCCCACCCTTATGCCCAAAAACAGATTGGCGATGCCTGCAACAGTATCCTCAATGACCGGTTTTTCAGCACCAGCGACCAGGTCGAGAACTGCATCAAACCATACAAGTATGAGAttgaagttgaagatccCGAGTGGACTAAAGGGCGGGAAAATATCAGCAAAACGCTGAAAGAGGAACTAAGAGCCTGTGAAGCGGCATTAAAAAATGTCGAAGACAGTGTCGGGAAAAGAAAACTCAAAGAtgtcatctccttcatcgatAAGGTTCGGAAAGGAGAAGTTATCCTTGACGGCGACGGCTCTGGCGGTGCAGGCGGCTTTAGCGCATCTCTCATAGCACGAG GCCGGGAAGGCGTCTTCCTCCGCGACCGCGCCGACATCCTGAAGATGCGGCTTCTTGCCATCCGGTCCAAGCAATGCGCTACCAAAAATAACAAATACTACTGTCCCGAAGTCTTCCTCGACGTCGTCGCGGACAAGCTCACCTCCACTGCCGTCCTCTTCCTGAACGTCGAGCTCCTCTCTGAATTCTACTACAACTTCCCACGCGAGCTAGACATGCGTCTTGGCCGCCATCTCTCTGATGCAGAGGTTGAGCGCTTTGCGCGCGAGGATCCGCGCATCCGTCGTCACCTGGACGTAATTCGTAAAAAGGAGCTTCTCGAACTCGCCTTGCAGAAGATAGAGAGTATTCGGCAACTTGATGGGCGTGGAGCAGGGAAGGCTAGGGGTTTGGATAGGGAGAGGCCTTTGGGTGGTAGTGGGAAGGGTGAGAGAGGGAGGGGTTGGAATATCTTTTGA
- a CDS encoding PIG-Y family protein (transcript_id=CADANIAT00001542), whose protein sequence is MEDAIDRKATAPSSDNEGQPSGRTRSGSANSGHKRSSSGSLLSRLSFLRMMQASQNPSGRGHSSLEADDDRDDLGSGLRGGRPISTAPQHRRTRRRRGSLRKTALLGTRFDYRDKKAGRQGVDVRGENADQHQVQSRAQQQQLTPPPIPTHTRMKSFGDPATSSDGFIHSQPSSREGLGGRSTSTSSWTLMDAPQRSRKLSASTPQHIQSIRSKENKLRDDVTTDDEDIVPFPSKNAGTAPSAFHSSSNTSSNSGAAGLHLPTPPSSTDSYYSLQPDQKYRAAHRAKSPLATHAVDITGSQEAMSWDYSETEWWGWIILIVTWLVFVVGMGSCFGVWSWAWDVGETPYAPPELEDDPTLPIVGYYPALIVLTAVMSWVWVIIAWVGMKYFKHANITGDDT, encoded by the coding sequence ATGGAAGATGCAATCGACAGGAAGGCTACGGCACCGTCCTCTGACAATGAAGGCCAGCCCTCCGGGCGAACGCGGTCTGGAAGCGCAAACAGCGGACACAAGCGCAGCTCCTCGGGCTCGTTGCTCTCACGGCTTTCATTTTTACGCATGATGCAGGCTAGCCAGAATCCTTCGGGTCGAGGCCACTCCAGCCTCGAAGCAGACGACGACCGTGATGACCTGGGGTCCGGGTTACGAGGCGGGAGGCCCATCTCTACAGCGCCGCAACATAGGAGGacgcgaaggaggagaggctcTTTAAGGAAGACAGCTCTGCTCGGCACGCGGTTTGACTATCGAGATAAGAAGGCCGGTAGACAGGGTGTAGACGTTCGTGGGGAGAATGCCGACCAACACCAGGTTCAATCGCGagcgcagcagcaacaactTACGCCGCCACCTATACCTACACATACTCGGATGAAATCTTTCGGTGATCCAGCCACGTCGAGTGATGGATTTATACACAGTCAGCCATCGAGCCGGGAGGGACTTGGGGGGAGAAGTACTTCGACTTCGAGCTGGACGCTGATGGACGCACCCCAACGTAGTCGGAAGCTCTCTGCCTCGACACCGCAACATATCCAGTCCATTCGATCCAAGGAGAATAAACTCCGCGATGATGTTAccactgatgatgaagacatcGTTCCTTTTCCCTCGAAAAATGCGGGCACTGCCCCTTCCGCGTTTCACAGTTCCTCCAATACTTCCAGCAACAGCGGAGCTGCAGGACTGCACCTTCCGACTCCACCATCTAGCACAGACTCATACTACTCACTTCAACCGGATCAGAAGTACAGGGCTGCTCATCGCGCCAAATCGCCTCTCGCAACGCACGCGGTCGACATTACTGGCAGCCAGGAGGCGATGAGCTGGGATTACTCGGAGACCGAGTGGTGGGGCTGGATAATCTTGATAGTGACCTGGCTGGTCTTTGTCGTGGGGATGGGGAGTTGCTTTGGTGTTTGGAGTTGGGCTTGGGATGTTGGGGAGACTCCTTACGCCCCTCCTGAGTTGGAAGATGACCCAACCCTTCCCATTGTTGGGTACTATCCTGCGCTCATTGTACTAACGGCGGTCATGTCATGGGTATGGGTTATAATTGCATGGGTGGGCATGAAATACTTCAAGCACGCCAACATAACGGGGGATGACACATGA
- a CDS encoding glutamine amidotransferase subunit DUG3 (transcript_id=CADANIAT00001541) produces MCRFLVYKGRHEIRLSKLVTEPSHSILTQSYDSRLRLDNRRPVNGDGFGVGFYTDPKLGPEPCIFTSTLPAWNCENLERLASKTCSNLIFAHVRATTEGTLSDTNCHPFQHNTLMWMHNGGIGGWHYIKRALADSLADKWYLGVKGGTDSEWAFALFLDLLAKEGADPSCDPGPEGFGQALLRKVMVKTIAKINEFIKDIPNRHNVPETLETRSLLNFAVTDGHTVVCTRYISSKTDEPASLYFSSGTKWKEGKVKGHFKMERHDKGADIVLVASEPITFERHNWVSVPANSIVTIHKQTVLLHPILDEYYNEDSNHDRSSCYAVSKGLVSTAPGTTVQPQGTDTLPKPDIGISDPGLEPEANGGMPRSQLKATNQCALSH; encoded by the exons ATGTGTCGCTTTCTA GTGTATAAGGGCAGACATGAAATCCGTCTCAGCAAGCTAGTCACAGAGCCCAGCCATTCCATCTTGACACAGTCCTACGACTCACGCTTGAGACTT GACAACCGCCGCCCTGTAAACGGCGACGGCTTCGGCGTAGGTTTCTATACAGACCCCAAGCTGGGTCCAGAGCCCTGCATATTCACATCAACCCTGCCAGCCTGGAACTGCGAAAACTTGGAACGGCTTGCCTCAAAGACCTGTTCAAACTTGATTTTTGCGCACGTCCGCGCAACAACAGAAGGCACCCTCTCCGACACAAACTGTCACCCGTTCCAGCACAACACGCTCATGTGGATGCACAACGGCGGCATCGGCGGATGGCACTACATCAAGCGTGCCCTTGCCGATTCACTCGCGGACAAGTGGTATCTCGGCGTGAAGGGCGGGACAGATAGCGAGTGGGCATTCGCATTGTTCTTAGACCTCTTAGCGAAAGAGGGTGCAGACCCGAGCTGTGATCCTGGCCCTGAGGGTTTCGGACAGGCACTATTACGAAAAGTGATGGTGAAGACGATCGCAAAGATCAACGAGTTCATCAAGGATATTCCAAATCGGCATAACGTGCCTGAAAcgctggagacgaggagcttGTTGAATTTTGCTGTTACAGATGGACATACGGTTGTCTGCACGCGGTATATTAGTTCTAAGACGGATGAGCCGGCAAGTCTGTATTTCTCGTCTGGGACTAAgtggaaggagggaaaggTGAAGGGGCATTTTAAAATGGAAAGACATGATAAGGGAGCGGATATAGTGCTGGTGGCCAGTGAGCCGATTACGTTTGAGAGGC ACAACTGGGTCTCTGTCCCGGCAAACTCGATTGTCACGATACACAAGCAAACCGTGCTTCTTCACCCGATTTTAGACGAATACTACAACGAGGATTCAAACCACGATCGTTCCTCGTGCTATGCCGTCTCAAAGGGCCTTGTCAGCACAGCCCCAGGAACGACGGTTCAGCCGCAGGGCACAGATACTCTCCCCAAACCCGACATCGGCATTAGTGATCCCGGGCTGGAGCCCGAGGCCAACGGAGGAATGCCGAGAAGTCAGCTTAAGGCAACGAATCAGTGTGCCCTATCCCACTGA